The following nucleotide sequence is from Solanum dulcamara chromosome 7, daSolDulc1.2, whole genome shotgun sequence.
TATTTGGCTTGAAAAAATATACAGTTGAAATAAATAGTTAGAACAAGTCGTCATTGAAGTTAATGGACAAGTCAAAAAAATGCAAAGTTGGGGATAAATTGGCATTATGTGTTAAgctgaaaaaagaaaatacataatagaaataaataaactatGTGACAATTAATTAACAGTTGAAAAATAGCTAGAGCtgatttagaaagaaaaaaaaaacacccaCACAGAGAGACCTAAAAGTCCCACATTAGTGTCGGGAGAGGTAAAGAGAATGAAATAAGCAAGTTGCGAGAAGAGAAAGGAGTGATGCATTATGAAACATGTTCAACATGCATGCATGCCTGAGACATACTTAACTTGAGATGAAGATCGAAAAACAACACTTTTGCCTTTTTTGGTAGTTAATGAATAAGAAAAGCAGTACAATTAATATAAGATAATATATAGATGGTCAAGTAGTGCACATTTGAGGAGGCATAATGTGTTGTTGGTGATTTTCTGGAGAGCAGCAGCCGACGTTGTGAATgatattatcatcattattaatatcatcatgaTTTGGTTGTTTAGAAGGTGGTGGGAGTGGGGTCTCATATTGTATGGTTTTGAGAATGTTTTGAAAGAGGGAGACTTGACAAGGAACCTTGAGTATTCCCTGTTGTTGAAAACCAAACTCTTCTTCAGCTTCTCTCAAGAGGAGTTGAAATGAATGGTGGGCCAAGTAGCTCATTGGGATCACGAATCTCTTCTCTTCCCCTTCCTTGCCAACACATAGTACTGCAAGGCACCCTTTGGGAACCACATGCACATTATTATTAATGTTGTCCTCCTTGTGATCCTTGTCTGAAAATGAAAGGGTTTTCTTGAGGAATTTATTGATGCTATTATTGCGTTGAAGGTGAGTAGAAGAGGGGGATGCAGCTGCAATCTTCTTCCATTTCTTGAGCAGCTGCTGAAGCCTAACTATTTGTCTGATCTTATTACTAGACCTAACAAGATTGTTTGATGGAATATTATTCTCCATATTCATCATCATGAGTTAGAGCTTACCTGCAATATCATCTATATATATAGGTAGTTAATTAATAATCAAGTGTTGCCTATAAGGTACGGTACCTTCACAATCATCATTAATTATTACCAGTCTCAATAATTAGATTAATCAACCTAAAAGAAAAGGATCGGAGTagctactctctctctctctctctctctaattatatataattaccACCGTCATTATCAAATTACTAACCCTCTCTTCCGTACAAGTTACAATATAATGAATGTTATTAACTGCGTGTTATATTATAGTATTATACAGTACATAGAATGAATTGAAGGGTTAATATATAGCGTAAGTTGTTGCATTTAATTCATAGATCGAATTACGCTAGCTGGCTGGCTTTAATTTCCACATTCTAAACTGTACAATATTAGCAATATATACTCTTGCTGTATTCTAATTAAATAACCTCGCCACTTGCTTAGTAGTACTTTTCTTCTCATAAACACACACAATTTATATGTTTAATTTGCAACTGGCCGGCCTCTGCATGCGGCATCATAATTTCTTGTGGCATGTGGTTAGTCCCTATTCCCAATCTCCTCTATTGTTTCTTATATATAGATATTCATTTACCTgattctttacttttttttctgTTAATTCTATTTTAcactcctctctctctctctctctctctatatatatatatatatatatatatatatatagctgtACGTCAACCGACTTATTCTTCTTGTTTTGTTGGTTGTATTATATCCCCACTCATCTAATATTTATTCATAACATATAAATAAATCTTGAGATACTAATTAATTAGGGGCATCGGAATAAGGAAAGCCATGATTGGGGTTGGCTTAGGCACATGAACATGATAATCCATTTGAGAAAGTCAAAAGGTGATCTGATAGCAATAATAATTAGATGAATATGGCAGCGTAAGACGTGGGAGCCTGAAATAACGTGATGCATTCTTGGAGAACTTTATATAACTATTTCCTCTTCTTCTCATGATGAACAACTGCCATGTGATGATAATTATGTGGCCTGCAGAAGAATACATTTCAATTGTACGCACTCCCATCCGCACTACCTTTAATTTGCATTCGTTtcttgtacaaaaatatatatgtttcatTACCACAAccattcaactcttttaaatttTGCTCTTATCATCTATATTTGTTTCAATTGTCTACTTTCTCTGAGCAAATTGTTAGAGCTAAAGAACCCTTAACCAACATCGTAAAGTTTCAACTCTGTATttctttttgcttcttctttaAATGGAAGGACAACTTGTCCCAACTGcatatttctttatttcatgCCAAACATGTATTAAAAAAACTTGACTTGATACTCCATCatatttaagtaaaaaaaaatagccTTAATAAACACATTTTAAACGTCATAAAAGATTCAACCAATGATTAGTTTTCCTCTCCCAACACTGATTCGTTAAATAAAGGAAGACGTGCGTGGGATTATGAACCAATCAAGCCTCCTAGATGTTGACCAAGATCTTTAAGGCTAAAACAGCACCTGCTGAATTCTGACATTATGATCCAAAACTGATGGGCTCCTATACAACGAATGGCAGTTTGTTTGTATGTACATAGATTCATTTGGTAACAAAAGTATTATTTACCAAAGAGAACTACACGGCATTGAGGAAGTGCATGTAGCATTTGGGAGGTGGCTAGGGGAGTACGAGGAGAGGGGGGAGAAAGGAAAAAGTTTGATTTTCAAAGTCTTGGATGAGAAATCATGCCCGAGTATAAGCGTGAATGTTTTTTATAAAAAGGTATCTAGAGGCCTTTtgaattggcttataagctgtttttagattattttttttgagtgtttggctgaccaacttaaagccattttgtgcttaaaataagccccaaaaaatagttgagtttatttggatgaacttattttaagcagtttataagttgaaaacggcttataagtcaaaaaaaaaagttggcatgcacctatttttttttaaaacttataagcagttttcaacttataaactgcttaaaaataaatcaattcaaacagGCTATAGTAGTCTAGAGTTATAAATGGCACATCAtatgtaatattttaaaagattggGTATTTTGATTAAATCTTTAAAGTGGATCTTCCATGTTAATCTTCCAAGAAAACAATAGAACAATTCAGCCCATTCCTGCACCAAAGAAATGGTAACAAGCAATAAGAGTAATTTGTGGGCATCCGCCTTTTGATTCACGGTTCTTTCTATATGAACTTCATCTGCAGTGAAAATAATCATAGCCACCAGATGCTAGTTTCAGGGTACACAACCTGCCTCATGAACAAAAAGGGGGAAATGGAAGCATATCCACGACgatcatttttgaataattttccAATATCAGACTTCCAATTGTTAAAGATTTCTTAAGGAGCACTTTACCTTGttgaaacaaaaagaaaaaggaactcCTATATCTCCAATTGAATGGGAAGTCTGAAGAAGGAAACTATTCCACCTTGCACACCTCAAATGTGTCAACCGGCCCCTCTCGAACCACCATCAGACATCTCTCAAATAACGACCTTGATGAATATGCATGTCCTCGCATAAGAAGAAGTTGCCGCTAGCTCTACAAAAGTAAAACGTTTTCATGAGATGTAGAAAGCACCAAGGACACTACTGTTACAGACACTATAAACAATATTCATCTGCCTACTTTTTGAAAATCCAGACCAAGATTATACTTAGTGATTTAAAGCAAGAACGGCAACCAAACAGCTCAACTGTATCAAAAAATTGGGCCTAGGCCATAGGGCATAATTGTTGTGGATCACGACCAGGTTTAAGAAATGTTTTTGAATGTTAAATATACACAGGTAGTATCAACAAATGCTACCATACTTGGAAAGACACATATGCTATCACAATTCCAAAAGGCTAAATTGAAGTGCATCCTCCATCTAATAGGAATAGAGTTCCCAGCTTgactgtaaaaaaaaaaaggaaaatacttTTGTAACAGTTGAAAGTAACATAATACCTTCAGCATAACAAACAACAAGAGGCACCACATTGGTAAAGTTATAAATGTTCCCGAAGGCCTTGAACCTCAACCAGAGAATCATTGTGAGGGAGAAAGTATGGTATAGCCATATAGGTAGTTACAAAAAGCAAAAGAtggtaaaatatttaaagactGAGTTAAGAGAGAAGCTAAGAAGGTTGCTACCAAAGCCTCAGGTAAAACTCTATATGACTTGTACGACATGGGGCGGAGAGAAAGAAACATAAAGCTAGCACAAATGATAGAGAAAGGGGTACAAACTTCAACTATAATATGTGTATTATTAGTTTTTGCACTGCAAGGTGGCTACTGATCTTTAGAACATGTTCTTCTGCATTTTTTGTTGAAATTGGGTCATGCCAGAGACCAAAAAAGAGGCACATATGAACTGGAGCACGAGGAGAGTTGATAACCATCAAAAGGGTCTGGCTAATGATCCCTGCTGCTATCTTCTGAAGTAAGTGGAATGAGAGGAATAGGAGGTGTTTTAATGGAACCTCAACTCCAAATCACTCCCTCAAAACTAGATGCTTAGTCTTACTTTTTTGCTGGTCTAAATTGACTAATGTATGCACTGaacaatttttggagtttattAATTCCCTTGTCTTAGACGGACATACTGTAAAGGGATTCCTTTTTCTATTCAGTttcttttgtcaatttttcttttattttaagttgCAACTATGCATCTTCTTAATGCCCTTTGTGAatgataagtaaaaaaaaaatgataagtgTATTAAAGACAATTCTCCAAGTTGACAGAGAACAATGATATGAGAGGTTGTTTACATCAGCTGGTGTTACTTATGCAAGGAGGCGGGCAAAGATGTAGATCATCTTCTTCTACATTGCAGCATGACCACGAGATTGTGGTGGGATATGTTCAGATGGTTTGGTATGGCTTGGGCGATGCCTAAATTTATGAAGGACCTTCTGTTTTGCTGGAGAACTAGAAGTAGGAGAAAGTGCAGGGTATGGAATGTGTTAACTGGTACCTATGGTGTTTATGTGGATCATTTGGAGTGAGATTAACAGGAGGGCTTTTGAAGGGATAGAAATGAGTTTGGGCATTTGTGGAGTAGTCTACGATCCCTTGTTTATTTTTGGTGCCTATGTAGTTCCGGGATGTATAGAGGATTGACACTCTTTTGTAGAGAACCATATCTTTTTGTAGGTTCTTTACCTTTTGGTATACCACTTGTATACCATCCCTTTTTGGCCTTGTGACTAATGAAATTGTTTTCCTGATCAAAAAAAACAGAGTGCTATGAGAGAGAGGTAAAGGTGCTATTATGATAAACTGCACCACTAAATCTACAAATCCACAGAAGATAAGACACTTTAAGGAGTAGTTGGAGAGGTTGGAGTAGTATTGCTTACACCATGCTATTCAACCATATATTACGCAGTggaaagtttcaaaaaaaaaattgagagagagtTTAATTACGATAAAAGAACAAGGAAGATATTCAAAGTTGAGCAAACTATGATGTTACCGAACTTGTAAAGACATATGATGGAACTTTCAGAAAGAGAATAGACTTTGTAGCACTACAAGGATGATATTGCAATGTAGTCAAAGTCTTCAGCAGATTTCTAGGAGATCAGTTTTTTTAAGTCGTTATCCAGTAGTTGTTATAGTTCCTATTTTCTAGGCATGCTGGTAGATGTTTCGGCATTCTATTTTCTATTTCGGTTGTACTGCTTCCTGTATTTATTCAAGAGTTTGAAAGTTCCATAAAACAGTATTTTCCCAACTCAACTCTTCTCGCTTCTGCAAGTTTAAACAacattggtatcagagcccttcTTAAGGAACTTGTGAGACACTTGCGAATTATTTTACTGAGTGTTCATCCAAAAGTCAACCAAATCTGCTTCTGcaaaacatcattaaaacaATGGAGAATGAGAGCTCTTTTCTGCTACGGTTCCAATAGTTTCCAACGGAGAAATCTACCATGCCTGGGCAGAGTGAATGAAAGCTTATTTGCCTGTTATTTGTGGGAGGCTGTGGAGGAAGACTAAAATGCTTCGCCAAGGAATCCAACTATGGCTCAGATCAAATCCCACAAGAAAACCAAAAGCTAAAGGCTGTCTTTTTGTTGCAGTTTCTGCTACCTATTTCAGTGGAATAATGACATCTAACTCAGCCAAAGCAATTTGGGATTTCCTCAAGAAAGAGCATCAGGgagataaaacaattttttagAAGAATCAAAGTACTGAAGTAGGTCAGAGAATTCAAGATGCAGCATATGAAGGAATCTATTAAGGATTATTCAGAAAGATTGCTTGAGATTGCAAAAAAGGTAAGGATACTTCGAACTGAACTTACTGACAATAGAATAGTTCAAAAGATATTGGTGCCCTTACCTGAGAGATAAGGCAACTATTGCTTCGAGAGAAAATACTAAAACCTTTCAAAGCTTATCTTGGTAGAGTTGCTGAGTACACTGCAGGCACAAGAACAAAGAAGGTTGATGAGGAAGAGGGATCCATTGAGGGAGCCCTGCAGCAACCCAAGTTGCAATTTGATTTGGGTGGcaggagaaagaaagaaaaaggaaattagGAAAACTACGAAGGTACAACAGCAAGAAATAATGCTATTGTAACCAGTAACAACAAAAAAAGGCAAATATCCTCCTTGCCGGCATTGTGGGACGAGAAATCATCCACACTTCAAGTGTTGGAGAAAACCTGATATGAAATGCAGGAAGTGTCAAAAACTTGGTCATGCAGAGATGATCTATCAATAACCGAGCCAGATCTGGTGTGTAATAAGGGATTTGCCTTTTCAATTGATTTTAGTGGATTGGTGCAAAGAGAAGGGCAACTGTTTGTGGCAACCTATTTCGCAAGCAAAAGTTCAAGTGAAAGTTGCCTTATTGATAGTGGTTGTCCGAACCACATGACCAGTGATGAAAAGCTTTATAGAGAGCTTGATAGATCAGTTAAATCAAGAAATCCCAACAAAAGGAAAGGGGCCTGTCGCAATTGAGAGTTGTAAGCATAAAAAACTTATTTATGAAGTTCTATTTGTTCCTGAATTAGATCAGAATTTATTAAGTGTTGGACAGCCACTAGAAAATggattcaaattattatttgaagatgAGGCATGTCTGATTCTTAAATGTTCAGAattaaaataaagggaaaaagtttttctttcaatCAATTTGAGGAGGAACACATAGCTTTTCCAAGTCAGTCCACCATTGTGGAAGCTTGGCACAAGAGTTTAGAACACTTTCATCATAAAGTTATCCAAAGAAGGAAGTTGGTGTTGGATCTATCAAACTTGGAGGAGCATCTTGCAGGATACAAAGCTTGTTTACTTGGCAAACAAACCCGACTTCCATTCAAAAAGTCTAGATGGAGAGCTACACGTTAGTTGCAACTCATTCACACTGATCTTTGTGGTTCACAGAAGACTCCTACACAGAATGGCAGCAGGTATTACATagctttcattgatgatttgacTAAAATGTGTTGGATTTATTTCATGAGGTTTAAATCCGAAGTTGCcggaatatttttgaaattcaaatcaTGGATATAAAATCAAAGTAGCGATTCAGGTTATAAGATCGGACAATGAAACTAACTATACATCACAAAAACTTAACTTGTTCTGTGAGAAAATCAGGAACTGAACAACAGTTCACTGCCCCATAGTCTCCATTAACATAATGGGCTCAGTTAGAGGAAGAATAGAACAATAATGGAAAAGTCTAGATGCTTTTTGCATGAGAAGAGTCTACcaaagaaaatttgggcagaagAGCAAACATTGTTGCTTTCTTGGTGAATTGATCGCCTATGTGGGCAATGAAAGGGAAGACTCCGTTCAAGTGGTAGTATGGTGTCAAACCTGTTTAAAAATCCTCAAAATATTTGGATGTCTATGTTTTTCCTTATGTTCCATGGATTAAGAGAGATAAGTTAGATAAGAAGGCAGAATCAGGAATCTTCATTAGCTATAGCTTATTTTCTAAAGCTTGCAGAATCATTCAACCTCAAATCGGGTAAGATTTTGGTAAGGAGAGACATCCAATTCCTTAAAGACGAACAATGGAACACGAATGAGGAGTCTCGAGTCAAGAATAATAATTCACATCTTCATTATGATGAATTGGTGGATGATCGCTCTTTGATATTTCTCAGAGATGCCATGTTGTCGTTTTTGAACCAGCAAGATATGAGGAAGcaaaaattgataaaagaaaatgcAATGGAGGAGCTGTCCATGATAGAAAAGAACCAAACTTGGAAACTGTTGTTTTCTTGCTGAATAGAATAGATAGCCTACACTAGTAGGGTAAGGGAAGACTCCATTCGAGGCTTCGTATGGTGTCAAACCTGTTTTGAAAAACCTcaagatatttatttatttctgaCAAAAGGTACTATAAGAAAAAAACACTCAAGATATTTGGATGTCTATGTTTTTCTTATGTTCCACATATTAAGAGAGACAAGTTACATAAGAAGGCAGAACCGAGAATCTTCATTGGTTGTAGCTTATTTTCTAACGCTTACAGGATCTTTCAACCTCAACAAGGAAAGACTATGGTAAGTAGATATGTTCAATTCCTTGAATATGAGCAATGGGATAGAATGAAGAGTCTTGAGTTAAGAATAATAACTCACATCTTGATTATGATGATTTGGTGGATGATCAACCTATTAAGAGAACAAGGTAATTCTGATATTTATCAGAGATGCAATGTTGATGTTTTTCCCAAGAAAGAAAGCTTCACGTATCTTGATCCATAATCCAAGGAAATTGGGAGAATGACTATGATGTCTCACACCGTATTAGAGCAGTATGGGAGAAATAGAGGCTCACCTCCGAGGTCATTGCGATAAAAATTGTTGCCAAGGATTAACGATAAGTTCTACAAAGAGGTGTTAAACCTATATTGTTGTATGGGACTGAATGTTGGTCAGTCAAGAATGTTCACGTTTAGAAGATAGAGGTAGCGGAGATGACGATGCTCAGAAGGATGTGTTTGCATACTAGGAGATATAAGATTAGGAACGAAGTTATATAAggaaggtaggagtgaccttcATGGcggacaagatgagggaagcaAGTTGAGATGGTTCGGGAATGAGAAGAGGAAGTGCAAGACTATGCGTggggaggtgtgagaggttggttgTGGCAAGAGCTAGGAGAGGTAGAAGTAGGCCGAAGAAGAACTGAGGTGAAGTAATTAAATAGGACATGGCACAACTTCAATGATTGAGGACATGGATTTAGATAGGAAGGTATGGAGATCGAGGACAAAGTACAAGGTTAGTAAGTAACTGAGTGTTGTCACATATTGTGTGGGAGAGTTAGGGGGCTAGGCTCGTCCTAtcctttttttgtaattttctttaattatcgCATAGTTTCTTATTTAGTTAtcgcataattttattttgtaattgTATCTTGCTATGTggttgttttatttttcttacaaTCCTACATTGGTTACACTTGTTTTGAGGTGagggtctatcgaaaacaacTTATCTACCCCACAAAGGTAAAGATAAGATTTGCATACATGTTACCCTCCTAGTAACTCATATGACGAAGCGAAAATTGATAAAAATGGACAAATCAATGAAGGAGGAGCTGTCCATGATAGAAAAGAACCAAACTGGAATCTGGTGAAAAGGACCCAAGAAAGAAAAGTGATTGGAGTTAAATGGGTTTTCAGAAAAAAGTCCAATCTAGATGGCGCGGTAAACAAGCACAAAGctagattggtggtgaaaggctATGCACAAGTTTGGGGAGTAGATTTTTTGAAAACTTTTGTTCCAGTAGCAAGGAAGGATACAATAAGAATGCTTTTGGCTACAGCAATACAAAATGGTTGAAAGATTTTCATATGGACATGAAGTttgccttctttttttttttgattgtcCATCCGGTGTCTGATACCCGCATTGGAGCCCGACTAATGGTCTCTAACAAGAAGAAATTTATGTTGAGCTAGGTTTCAGTGTACCGGGACAATTTATTAAACAAAGCTctttatggactaaaacaaAATATCACAAGACCCAAACTTGGTCTCATCCTCCATACTGAGATGTATCATAAGATCAATAAGTTGATTCGAAAGCTCGGTACAATCACACTCTGAAAGGAGGGTCCCTCCCAATAGATGTCAAAAGGGAGAAAGGCGTGATTACTCTGTCATCCTCCGGTCCGAGAGCTTGGTACAACAGGATGGATAAACATTTGCTAAACTTAGGTGTTGAAAAAAGCTTAAGTGAATCAGCTCTTTTTGTCAAGAAAGTTGGCTctaacattattattatttctcgTTATGTGGATTACTTGTGATAGGAAATAATGTAGTGTTGACtgaagaattcaagaaggaGATAATGAAAGTCTTTGAGATGACAGATCTTGCCGAGATGACTTATTTCCTACGAATGGAGATCAagcaaactcaaaatgaagtttTTCTCtgccaaaataaatatttgaaggaaattctaaagaaatttaaaatggaAGATTGCAAGAGTGTGAATTCTCCAATGAATCAAAAGAAAAAGCTGCAAAAGGAAGATGGAACTGAAATAGTTGATGCAGTATTATATAGACGTTTAAATGGATGCTTGATGTATCTCACATCAAAACAAGGCCTGACATCTTATTTCTAGTGAGTGTTTTATCTAGATTTCTGAATTGTGCTGCTGAGTAGAGTTGCATATTGCAAAAAATATAGTTTAATATCTTAAAGGAACTCTAACCTATGGCATCAAATTTAGCAAAATACAGAATTTTAAACTTCATGGATAGTCCGACAGTGATGTCATGAAAAGTACTTTGGGTTACTGTTTCACTTTTGGATCAGGATGCCTTTTTTGGAGCTCAAAGAAACAAGAAATAGTGGCACAATAGACTGCTGAAGCAGAGTTGGAGGCAGTAACAGCAGCTGTTGATCAAGCACTATGGCTTAGGAAAATTATGATTGATTTGCAgctaaagaaagaagaaagcaCTGAGATTTTGGTGGTGATAAAAAGCTAAACTGGTACTCAAGAATACAACTTAATTAGTTATAAGTTGTAACTAGGggttcttttaaattttttaacattttaaaatttaaaaagttcgAAAAGTTCATGTTTCTCATTTAGTTAATGAAGAACATCTACGAATATTTTCAAATAACTTCATCGACTAATGTTTTCACTTGATAAGAGGACATTTATTAGGGGATAGAATGATAAAAATGTAACTTCTTATCATCTCCCGAACTTGATCAATGACTTAAagacttttaccttattttgcTTAGGTGGTCTAATTGGAGGGCATCCAGCATTTGATgaactctttcttttggcaggCAAAGATCTTAGTGATGACCTAGACTTGTTCGAAGATATTAGTGCTGAAGAAAGAAGAGCATCAACAGCATCACGTTGTTGCTTCCTCTCCGATATTATGTGATCGGGATTTTTAACCTGATTACAAGCTCCGATCCCAGCTTCCACATCCTTGTGCATAAGAGTTGTCTTAG
It contains:
- the LOC129893832 gene encoding auxin-responsive protein SAUR32-like, encoding MNMENNIPSNNLVRSSNKIRQIVRLQQLLKKWKKIAAASPSSTHLQRNNSINKFLKKTLSFSDKDHKEDNINNNVHVVPKGCLAVLCVGKEGEEKRFVIPMSYLAHHSFQLLLREAEEEFGFQQQGILKVPCQVSLFQNILKTIQYETPLPPPSKQPNHDDINNDDNIIHNVGCCSPENHQQHIMPPQMCTT